The Emys orbicularis isolate rEmyOrb1 chromosome 4, rEmyOrb1.hap1, whole genome shotgun sequence genomic sequence GTTCTGTCTGTCACGTGGCTACGGTCCAGCAGGGGAGCGCGCAGGAGACTGAGAGCGAGCATCCGACGTGTTCTCCTGATTGCGAGCCCGGGGAGGTTTTTCTGTGGCTTATAACTTGGGAGAGTCGAACAACTTGGCCGAATTGAACCCGCTTTCCCAGGGATGGTGGACGGTCCATATATCTGGTTCCTACGGTAGATTGGGGAGATGCCCAcagcaagctgggggggggggggggtggagggtggaaaTTGCCTCATCAAAACTTGCTGATTTTGCTCAGACTTTCCAAAAACATTCAACTGGAACTAGAGGCCAAGTCTTGAATATTTCAGCTTGAACACTTCAAATGGGTCGGAGTTACAAGCAAGTGAAAACAGGGGATTATAATGGGAAAGGTCAGTCAACCTGAACGCAGGGGTTCCTACTGCTCCCCCTGTAAGCAGAGAGAACCCTtcacatgcagccacctctggaggcCCAGCGATGCTGTGGGAGCGTGTCAGAAAGCGTGACACACTGTGTCCCGGAGAGCAGGCTGGGATTACCCAGGCCAGGGTGCTGGAGCGCCCCTAACTCGAGTGCAAAATGCCCAGGGGGGCACTGAGTGGGTCCCCTTGGTGGGGAGGAGGCCTCTGTCCAGCCCAGCCTCCGCAAGCCCCACGCTGTCCTCACTTGGCTCCACTTTGGGCGGGCTGGGGATAGCCTTTCCGGTCTCCCATCCGAGGGCTGCCGTGGCCAGATCCTGCTTAACTTCCGAGCAGCACTGAGCTCGGACCAGCTTGTGGCGATGAGCTGCTGGGATCCCCACGTGCAGCCTGTGGAGATGGGCCAGGCTGAGTGCAGTGCCTCGCTCTCCAGGCTGGTaacctgcagctgggagctcctccAGGCTGCCTGTTGGACAGCGGCTGAGGCCAGCCTGGGCCAGTCCCTCCCTCTCTGCAGCAGCAGTGAATGGAGCTGAGCTTCGGGCAGTGGGTGGGCCCCAGCAAAGCTGCTGCTAGCCTCAGACAGCCTGAGTGACCCCATGCAGGCTGcataatctgtgcctcagtttgccagcTGTCAAAGGGGCTGTGGGTCCCAGGCATGTGGCTCGGTGTTGTCAGGCACTCTGCCGTGCCTCTGACATGCCAGCGACCCTCTGGTGCAGCTTTGACGGTGACTAGGGCCAAGGGGCTGCCCCTTGGACGGGGATCACTACCTCCCCCACTGGGCACTGTCCCTCCTGGGCACCAAGTGAGGCTGATCAGGTGATGAACATCTGCATTGCAGCGTGTGCcaaaagggcagagttaaggtgatgCTGGCAGCCTTAACCCCATCACGGCTGGCTGGGGCAGCTGGCTTTGCAGCTGTACCATTCTTCTAATGGCACCTTTGGGGAGAACCTCCTAGggtttggaaaagaaaaatgagGAAACAAGTATTGCCACCCTCCTCCCTTGCCCCTGTTACCAGAGTGTGGAAGCCGCAGTCGTAGCCACTGTTGCACACGCCTTCTCTGCCAGTGTCTGGTTGGCTTCCCAAGCAATGCCAGCCAATAGGCTTACTGCTCCACACCAGCACAGGCGCTCAGAgcgcccctcctgccccagggccGGGCCCCAGCCGAGGGCAAGCTGAGACATCGTCACTGTGTtgtgcaccccccgcccccagcgatgggctcaggctctctgcagactcaggtagCGTCACTGTGTCGTGCACACttggggcagctccccccgcgATGGGCTTAGTCTTGCCACAGGCTCCGGCTGAGCCGCTCACACCGCCCGCTCCATGCCTAGGCCTGCCCAGCTGCGGGGCCTGTCCCCCTGGCGGGGAGGAGGGGCCCGGGAGCTCCCCCCCATGAACTAGGTCtttattttgttgtgttttttcctACTATTGCAACAGGCATCCCGGGCCCAAATCCTCGACAAAGCCACCGAGTACATCCAGTACATGCGCCggaaaaaccacacacaccagcAGGACATCGACGACCTCAAGCGCCAGAACGCGCTGCTGGAGCAGCAAGGTGAGCGGGCAGCGCCCGCGGGTCCAGGGCAGGGGGCGCTCGGTGCGCCTGGGCATTTCGTCATCTGCCTGCGCCCCTGCCGGATCCGCAGCGCACagctgctgggcagtgggggggtgtGCTTGTTGCCCGGGCACTGGGTTTCCCCAGTCCAAACAGCCGagacagctgggctctggggtgccctgggggtgggggcaaagggAGACTTGAGAGATTGGGTGGGGAGTTGTATCCGGTTGGGACTGGGGGGCCCATCTGGTGGAGATTGTTATGGGGCTTCATTGCAGAGTGAAAAGTGCTGAATAAATGGGGATTGCGCCAGCACTGCCTGGCTCCCTGCCGGcactgggtgtggggtggggggctctgcccCATGTCTCGGCCCCTGGCTGGCCGGCTCCCTGCCGGcactgggtgtggggtggggggctctgcccCACGTCTCGGCCCCTGGCTGGCCGGCTCCCTGCCGGcactgggtgtggggtggggggctctgcccCACGTCTCGGCCCCTGGCTGGCCGGCTCCCTGCCGGcactgggtgtggggtggggggctctgcccCACGTCTCGGCCCCTGGCTGGCCGGCTCCCTGCCGGcactgggtgtggggtggggggctctgcccCACGTCTCGGCCCCTGGCTGGCCGGCTCCCTGCCGGcactgggtgtggggtggggggctctgcccCACGTCTCGGCCCCTGGCTGGCCGGCTCCCTGCCGGcactgggtgtggggtggggggctctgcccCACGTCTCGGCCCCTGGCTGGCCGGCTCCCTGCCGGcactgggtgtggggtggggggctctgcccCACGTCTCGGCCCCTGGCTGGCCGGCTCCCTGCCGGcactgggtgtggggtgggggcatcTGCCCCACATCTTAGCCCTGGGTCACCTGGCTCTCTGccagcactgggtggggggaCCTGCCCCACATCTTAGCCCTGGCTCCCCGCTGGAGCTGAGTGGGCTCTGGAGTTCTCTGTCCTCGGGCCCGTCGCTGTgcgtggcagggggtcagggcggCCCTGCTGGCCTTGACCCTGTGTTGTGGCCTCAGCTGTGGGTGGCTTCACTCCAGCTTCCCGAGGCTGCTCAGGGCCACCCTGGcctgtgctgggggctgggctggcagcggTGCCTGCTCGGCGTTGGCGAACCCCTCGGGCGGTGGCAGCCAGAGCCTCGGGCCTGGGCTCTGCCGCCCCCTGGGGGTCACTCCGGGGCCCATGGGGGCCCCCTGACACTGTCCCTCTCCCCGCAGTCCGGGCGCTGGAGAAGGCGCGGTCGAGTGCCCAGCTGCAGGCCAACTACTCCTCGTCGGACAGCAGCCTCTACACAAACCCCAAGGGCAGCGCCATCTCCGCCTTTGACGGCGGCTCCGACTCCAGCTCCGAGTCGGAGCCGGATGAGCCTCAGAGCCGAAAGAAACTGCGCATGGAGGCCAGCTAGACGCCTGGCAGCGACGGACTGGCCCCGGCCGCCCCGGCGCCGTTAGCCCCCTGCCCGCCCGCTCTGTAAGGACTCTCCCTTCTCTAGTAGAGGCTCTCGGACTGCAGctttctgcccctccccgccccgccggGCCCGGCAGCGTTTCCTCTGGGGGCCAGCCGGACGCTCGGCCTTTGGATAGACTCTGGGCAGCGCTCGGCTCGGAGGAGACGCCCCGCGAGTCACCCGGTCCATTTTCTACGAGTGTTTCTATTTATACTAACGCGCCCCGTGAATCTGagccgctggggggaggggcagagagcagcGGTGCCCGTCTGGCGCGCCCAGAGCCAGCCTCTCCTCGCCGTTCGGGAAGGGCCCCACACTGCCCTGGCAGAAGCCAGGCCTCTGGCCTCCCGCTGTGATgcgcaggggggggaggggaggagttttTTATCTCGGGTGAATGGTGATGAATTGCTATTTATTTCCTGCTCTCAGTTCGATCCGGCCAGACTCtgccgctgcccccgcccccagaggCCCAGGCGACAGATTCGTAGAGTAATGATCAAATTCCCTTGTGCGCGGGCGTCCCTCAGCCGCCCGCCTTTCGGATGTAAATACACCCCAAGCATTAGAGCTGGTACTAATAACGGCTGTGTGGCGCTGGCCTCGGCCCAGGGCAGCCGGGCTCCGTCCCAGCGGGGTGCGAAGGGGGCACCGGGGCTGGGCCTGGCGACGGCCAgcgcgtgtgtatgtgtgtctgtccccctctctctgtcctgttttctccctgctccccccgtCCCTGGTTCGTGGCGTTCTCCGATCTCTAGTGCACACCATGTAGCAGGCTCCCTGGCCAGGGCCTGGCTCCCTCCGGCGGAGCTGAAGTATGTTGTACATACTGCCCCAGAAGTGTCTTGCAAGTTAAGGCTTCCCCTTTACTATGAGACTATaaataaaaatcttattttatCCTTCCTGTTGGTGGCAGCATTTTCTTACGGCCTCTGAGGGGGAGCGCGCTTTGCCAGGCTGCCCTCCCCACTCCACGTAGGAAACGCCCCCAGAGCCGGGCGGCTGCTCTACTTTTTTGCAGACGTTGGGCATGCTGAAAACACCTTTGGGTGCTGGGATGCCCAGCTAGCCCCAGCGCCAGGGGAGTGGCAGGGGACGTTTTGGCATCAGGCTGCCCCTGGCAGTTGGGCTGTAGTGAATTGGGCACGGGCCGGTTCTGTGGGCAGAACTCCAGAACGAGTGTGAACACCCAgctcttttcctccatccctctcaAAGCAGGTCCGTAGCACTGTCCCCAGTTCaccactggggaaactgaggcatggggaagggacttgcctggTGGTGTccggacagagctgggaatagagcccagatctcctgagtgccTGGCCAATGCCCCGGCTGCCAGGCCGCAAGCTCGTTGgctcctctgctgggcccagaggaagaagagcaggggctgcaggaattGGGCCCTGTCTGTGGGGTGGGGAACCAGCTGTGCTGTGGGTGTGGAGAGTGGCTGGCGGGAGGGTGCTCACCCCAAGGCTGGTAACAGGAATGGGCACACAGGGAACTGCCTGGCAACAGCACCAGCTTGCTTCCTGGGGAGGGGGTCCAGGTGGCCAAGGCCTTAGCTcccctgtcccagctctgggCCATGCAACCAGCTTGgtgtagagggggaggggcctttggGGATGggcagcagagtggggctgggagtcacAGCAGGGCCAGGGAAGGGTGAGAACCACTGATGGGCTGGCCCTGGGGGGCACCAAGGCCAGTGCCCATTgtgctggcagggcagggctagcgGGGAGGTGTCCCCTGCCTGatgcacccctgcccccaacagtTCTGTCCTCACCCTCCACCAATCCCGTCTCCCCTCATCTGTTTCTCCTGaggttcttccccctccccgccctgggaggctgcAGCATGGGCACCCCTGGTTGGACAGGCTGCCTGGCTCTCGCTGTCCCTCTGTCGTCTTCTGTAAGGCCCCAGCACCGCACCCTCATGTGACTCCATCCAGCCCATTAAATTACAACCTGGCCTCGTGGGCATGGCTGCTAATGGGGATGTCTGctcacctccctgctctgtgcctcggtttcccctcctcTCATGTGCCTATGTTGAGTGTGAgcatctggggggcagggactgctgcTGTGTGGGGGCTGCCCAGGGCCTGTTTctccctgtgtctgtgcagcacctggtggAACGGGGCCCTGCTCTGGGGTGAGGCAGCTGGGTACAACTGTCCCTCAGATAACATTACAGGGCATAGCTACTGCCGTGCTGGGTGGGGGTTGTTTATCTAAGCCACCATGCTGCCCTTCACCTCTCCACCGGTGTCGGATGCCACAATACCACTGTGGAGCTGGGCTGAGGGACAGAACCCGGCCCTTCTCCTTGGCTAGGGCCACTAGGCCTAGTCCCCCCTTGCCTTCTGCTGCTtcatgcagaggcagctggtctctCCCACAGCTGAACTGCTGCTCTTCTAAACAAGGAACCCTGGCCCTTGCCCCAGGAGCTCATCAGAGCCCCTGTTAGCACCactgccccgccccgctgtgACACGCAGCCTGCAGCTGTGCTCATGGGAAGCACGATGGCGTGACCCCTGTGGCTGCAGCTACTGGGCTTGAGAGCTGGAGTCACACAGGGACTTGAGTGCCCCCTTTAGCCATGAGACCCCCCACCACTACCGCTTCCCCCTCAGCACCTATCTTTCTGTCCACAGCTGGGTGCCAAGCGGctcacccctgagccccagggatgCCCCATCATGCTggcctgcagggcccaatcctggggGCATGCCCCTGGGACACCCAACCTGCTCAGTGGTTACAACCCTTCCTTGGGCTGGGAGAGCCCcattttcaaatctctgctctgtgCATTGGAGCCAGGGTGCAAATCCAGGTCCCCCTGCCGGAGTGGGCTCTGACCACTGGGCTCGTGCCTGGCAGCTCTGGCCTCAGGGCACGAGAGGGTCTGGCTGGCCCCTCCCATCAATCTCAGGGTGGCTTTCCCCTAACACCCAAGATGCCATGTGGCTCTGAGCTGCTCTTTGAGTAGGTTGGGGCCAcaggctcctgccctgctcccactgGTGCCAGGTTCTGGGAGGAGTTGGCACCTTCTCCCCCAGCACTGGCCAAATGGAGCTTCCCCCTAGCCCTTCTCAGGGATGGGCCCCTGGTGTTTTACTCACACAGCCCAGTACAGAGGCCCTAGCCCCAGATTACTGATGTGCTAGGCAAGGTAAGAACAGAGACTGGGGCTGGCAACAGGGGGCTGGAAAGGGCAGACCCAGCTGCCCTCTCACAGCCCACACTGCAGGCCCCCAGGACAGGCCGGGGCAGCACAAAGGTCAGTCGGACATGGAGAACATGCAGCTCCGGCCACAGGACCTGGCTCATACTGGGCCTGAGCAGACTAAAGCACAGGGGCCCATGAGCAGAGGCCAGGCTGACTCCCGCGCCCATTGGTCCACCCCTAGCCTGCAGCAGTGCCAGGATTTGGCCCCTCTCACCGCAGAGCCACGGGTTGGCTTGGTGCACCCTGCACTGGAGACGAGGAGGCAGCCAGAAAAGGGTTAATAACCACATTGGCAGAATCACCCCCTGCAagaccctgggcagggggcagcggGAATGGGGCTGCTGCCCATTTCAGTCCTGTCCCCGTAGCTAGCCTCCCGCTGGGTTTCCTGTTCCACGCAAggccccccagcagcagggacCGCTGCCCCTGCTGGAGTGACTGCCTCTGATCAGCCCCCCATCCCGATGCCAAGCCAAGGTTCAGCCAGTATCGGGCAGCAGGCCCTGTGGCACCAGCCTCCCTCTCTTCCCACGGTGTTAATTTTGAACAGGCCCCACGCCCGCTCCCAGGTAGTGCCGTGGGGCAGGGCCTGCACTGGCCAGGCTCGATGGCAGCAGCTCGGGCCGATTTAGGGTGGTGGCAAGGAAACCACCAGGGAATCAGTTCTGGTTTATTGATGCTAAAACGTTCACAGCCCGTTATTTCAGAACAGCTTTGCTCCTGGCAGGAAGGTTAGTGGGGCCCGGGGCCCGTGTGTGCCTATGGCAGGGGGCCGGCGTGGCTATTTTTGGTCTGGCTAGCGCCCTGAGCTCGCACCGGCCTGAGGGGGGAGCGCTCTGTCCGCCCTGCTCTCAAACCCCAAGGATGGGTCCGCGCTGCGCTCCGACTGCAGGGAGAGCCCGTCTGTACAGCCTCCGCGAAGGGAGCAGCCGCGTCTAGTCTCCGGCAGCCGCTGTCGCCTCCTCTGCCGCCGGCATGCCGGGGACGGGCTGCCGCAGGAAGTGCATGACCGCCCGCACCACTCGGTCGGGGGAGATGTTGTACACGGGATGCGTCGGTTGCTGCGAGGAGAAACACACCCGAGTTAACAGTGGCGAGGGGGGGCCTGCCCAGGCGAGCGGCTCACGTGGCCCAGGCACAAAGGGCAGGCGGGTGTGGGAGGAAGCGTGGGGCAGAGGCACCGGGGACGCTGTTTTGCATTCCATGCACTAGGCATTattctggggcaggtctctggcctgcgttatccTGGAGCTCAGACGAGActatcacaatgggcccttcttgGAATCTATGCATCAATTTTGTACCAGCTGCGGCCCtttaagaggaggaggaggaaggctgcCCCTGCGGCCCACAGAGGCCATGGGAATCAGCCTGGGGCAGCCCGGCTGCGACCCAGACTCAGGGCTGTGCTCTCCCACAGGGCTAGGGGTGCCTGGGAAAGGAAGAGGGCTCCTCCTGCTGACCCAGCCTCTATCACCAGGCCCCTGCTAAGGAGTCAGGCGTCCAGTCCTCGTGCGCACAGACGCCTGGTGCCGAGGTGCACGCCCCCGCCTCCTACAGACCCGAATGCAAGGCTGGAAtccgcccctccccaccccaccgtcTCCCCGTGTGGGTCAGGAGCGCAGGGCGTGCCTCATGTGGTGGCTGCACCCGGGGCGCGCTGTGGTGTGATGCTGGGGAACGCCAGGCTGGCCCCAGACACAACGCTTCAGGGGGATCGCACTTGCCGCATGAGGGCCATTCGGGAGGCTGGCTGAGTGACAGGCCAGGCCGGTATTCACGTGGACCCAGCTCTAATCCCGCCCCATGCGACCCAGGGAGGAGGGCGCGCAGCTGATGTGGGGAGGGCTCCATCGGCCCCTGGGCAGCGCCAGCCTCCTGCTGATGCCTGGCCGTGGACCCCCTTACCAGGCGATTCTCAGGAACTCCCAGCACCACCTCGTGGAGCAGGTCTCCGCTGCCGAAGTGCTGGGCTATCGACAGCCCGCTCAGGCAGTAGCAGGTGTGATAAAAATCCCGTGACCTGCAGTCAAGCAGGGACACGTTTGGTCAGACGCCCCCCCATGGCACAAAGCAGCCCCCCTATGgagccccccagcaccacccctgAGAGCCCCAATGAGCCGCTCGATGCTGCAGCCGTCTCTTAACCCTTTCAGCACTGTCCTGGGCCACACTGGCTCTCGGGAATGCACCGGCCACGAAGCTCCAGGCAGCCAGCGCGTTCAGCGGGTGCTGTGACCTCCTCGCAGGTACTCACTTGCCCGGCTTGTCCAGCAGCCCCCCGGCAGGGCACTGGCAGCACAGGAGGATGTATTCTTGCAGCGCCTGCTGGTCGAACATCCAGTGCGTCATGCTGAGGGCAGGGTCGCCTGGGGAGGGAGCACAGGCCGCGGGGGACGGTTAGGGAAAGCTGAGACAAAGTCCCCCGTTTCTAGCGCCGGCCAAGGAGAGCGAGACTGGCTCCATCCCGTTGTACCCGTGCCAGGGATGGGGCTGGTCAGAGAGACCGTCACTGGCCTCTCCCACGCGGGGAAACGCGTTTACTTTGCGGGCTGACAGGGACCTCacggagctggccctgcccccggGTGTCCCCCCCACTCTGAGGTCACAGCTAACAGAGCTCCCGGTGCCTGGGGGAGGCCCTCCAAGCACAGGGAGCCAGGAGATTGCCTGGCCGTGGGGGATCATGGGAGGCACCACAGCCAAGgggaatggtgggggggggggctttaagAATAATGGctgctccaacccccctctcctccccgctGGCAGGCAGTGAGGCACTGAGAGTCACGGGGAGCTGGGCACCTCACTCCCATAGGAGcttctgaaccccctccccctacaCGCCCACTCGGCGTGATCTCACACTTCTCTCCGCGTCAGCACTCAGCGTCCCTCCTGCCTCTGCCAGGCGAGGAAACGCCCCACGCGGCGTAACACAGAACCCGCCTCTCGCTGCCACGCTTGCTGGCCTTGCTGACCCTGCTTCCCCTGTCTGACAACACCCCAGTGATCCTGCagacggggcgggggggaagggcacAGAGATGTTAAAGATCTTGCCCAGTGTCACCCAGGAAGTCAGTGGCGGAGGCGAGGCTGCGGCCCaggagccccactccccagccccgaCCGGCAAGCCACTGAAGAAAGCGCTCTGCCATCCTTGGAATCCCAGCCTGGGAGAACATAGCCCAGGCTGACGCCAGGAACAAGCAGCACTTCCTCCGTATTGCCAGGCAGCCGCACATTTCATTAGCGCACGCCCAcgttttgtgccaaggtcattaatgaaaatgttaaatgagaTTGGTCCCGAGACCGatacctccctccagcctgacagttcacctttcaatgtgatccgttgtagtctcccctttaaccagttcctaaGGTTACttcctttcagttctcatattaatccccagcTTCTCCAGTTTAACCAATAATTGTCCATGCaggactgtatcaaatgcctgaCTGAAACCAGGTAGATTAGacccactgcatttcctttgtctaaaaaccagttctcttctcaaagaaagattacgttatacctatctcatagagctggaagggaccttgaaggtcatcgagtccagtcccctgccttccctagcaggaccaaatattgtcCCTGACAGTCCTGtcccccccgatccctaaatggccccctcaaggactgaactcacaaccctaggtttagcaggccaatgctcaaaccactgagctatccctcccgttggtctggcatgatctaccctttgtaaaaccatgtcgtattttatcccaattaccgttCACCTCTATGGCCTtagctactttctctttcaaaatttgtttttaagcCCTTGCACACCACTGAGGtaaaactaacaggcctgtagtttcccagatcaccttttttccttcttcttccccttttctTAAATCCAGGTACTATATTAACAATTCTCCAATCACAGGATACGACCCCGAGTTTACAGatccattaaaaatccttgctattgagCTTGCAATTTCACTAGCCAGTTCCTTTAACGTTCTTGGATGGCAATTATCcaggccccctgatttagtccgtTAAACTGTctgagtttgacttccactttggatgtggtaatttttacttccatatcctcatttccacTAGCAACCCTGCCACTACCCCATAGCTCTTCGTTACCCTTATTAAAATCTGTGACAAAGGATTCATTTAAGTATgaggccatgcctagattatctttaatctccagcccatcctcagtgcttagcggTCCCacatcttctttccttgttttctttatatGGGTAGAGAACCTTTTCCTATCAGTTTTAATTTCCCTGgcaaggtccagctctgcttggcttttggcagttcgcACTTTATCCCTACACTGTGACCTCccagaggtagctttccttgctgatccatcccatcttccattccttgtaggctttctgctttctcttaatcacctgtttgggATGCTTTGTTCATCCCAAACCTGAACAATTCTGATTCAGAAATGCAGCTACAGCGCCTCACAGGagctgtagtttgggtgcctcattctcctctataggctggactccatctcccaggatgcaccatggtctcccccttggagagggaggcagtgcatcatgggagatgtagtccgaTCAGGAAGCCCAGCTGATAAAGGAGAACAAAAGCATGAGGCCACACGGACAAGTCCCATGTCCAAACTGAAAGATTCCAGTTTAGTCAAACACCCAATTGACAAAATTTCCAGGCAGCCTAATATAGGATCCCTCTGCTACGGAGGCAACCTGGCCACTGATGCAGACGACACAGTAGCCTAGCTGGCACGGTCACTGGGCCTGGCTTCACTGCTGTAATCATGACACAGGCCCCGGACTCACCTTTGGCATGCAGTGCtcggtggaggaggggcagcaagcCCGCCTGCCAGAACGAGTAGCAGCCATCCACCAGCTTGTTACAGCGGCCCTGGAAACCGCCCTCAAAGCGCATCTGCCGGCTCGTGACCCAGTGCTGGAAGGGACAGACGGGGATACGCATCAGGGCTCGGACAGTCACAGCCGCCACGGGACGACCAGCTTCGTGGCACCGGCACCTGGCTCCGTTTCCCACCCTCTGACCCTGGATTTCACCTCCTCCCTCTTCTTGCCAGCTCCCCCCTAGCCTCCATGGGCCCAGGAAACCACTTTCTTTCGGCACTgtggagaggagccctcagccTGAGCAAAGCAACCTCCGAAGGGCTGGCCCCTGGCAGCGCGTTGGCCCAACAGGTCGGCGTGCCAGTCGTCCGGCACACCGCGCTGGTGCCCGGGTGTTGGAATCTGTGCAAAGAGCGGGAACGCTGCCCACCAGACTGGTATTGGCCACCCCAATGCCGCTCTGCAGCGTCAGCATGGGGTCTCTAGCCCAGCCATGAGCGCGGTGCCCCCCAGCCACACTGGCTGGCATGAagcagggggcgccgtggggTGGTGTCAGCAAACGGGGCCCTCCTCGGCTGTGTGGTTCCAGCCTCCCCAAGGGCAAGGTGAGCGCCCCCCCAGCAGAGTCCACTTACTAACAAACATTTCAGATTCAGTGAGTCCTCCTGCTTCAGAATGACCAGCGCTGCCAGGCCACAGAAAGTGTATCCTCCGTGGGCCTCCATGCCCGGGACTCCGCCAATGCCACCCTCCCAGTTCTGGCACCTAATTCAgagaggggcaggcagggagaacATGGAAACAGCCACTGATGCCAACGCCTAAtgcttctcttcccccagctcacccctggcACTGCCGCACCACCCTCCTGCGATGCAGCGCACATCCCCGTGGGCAGCCTGCTGAGCCCATGGGATCTCGCACAGGCCTGCCCCAACAGAGGGGAGCCTCGTTTCTCCCCGGGGTACAGGCTGCAGCGCTGCACAGAGCGGCAGCCCTCTGGGCTCTGCTCACCTTGCGATCCACTCGGCAGTCCCTGCGAAGAGCGTGGGCGTGATGATGTTGGTCAGCGAAGCCACTGAGGCGGCGCAGTATGCGCTCCTGTGATGGAAAGACGGATCGGAGAGTCGGCCCCCACCATTTGCCATGGacagccccagggctggcagcTATTGCACTGCCAACTCCACGAGCGTCCAGCGATCCCTGCTCCACTGCGTTTGGCTTCTAGCGGCATAAATACGAGATTCGCTACGGTGCAAGTCCCTTTATCCCTAGGAGAGATTCACTCAGTGCCCCACTCCAGCAGCGCCTTGCAAGGTCATCAGAATAACCCCTCGCTTTTACCTAGCTCTTTCcagctgtagatctcaaagcactttacaaggcaggtcagtatcactatccccattctgcagatggggaaactgaggcatggggccaggaagtgacttgcccaaagtggcccagcaggccagtggcagggctgggaatagaatccagttcccctgagtcccagtccagtgctctgtccactaggcaaCGTTGCCTCCCGAACAGACCCCTGATCTGTTGAGTGAGAGCAAGCCAGGAGACAGCTCCTCAGCCAGGGCCTCAGGCGCTGCTCCAGGTAAGCAACGCTGAAGGCCTACAGCAAAATTCAGAAGACGTCCCACACTGGACACCTCCCAGACAAAAACCCTAGATCATCTCGTCGGCTGTGGTTTGCTTTTGGTGCaatgaagggcttgtctacatggggaaatggaCCATCTATTTCT encodes the following:
- the MAX gene encoding protein max isoform X2, whose product is MSDNDDIEVESDADKRAHHNALERKRRDHIKDSFHSLRDSVPSLQGEKASRAQILDKATEYIQYMRRKNHTHQQDIDDLKRQNALLEQQVRALEKARSSAQLQANYSSSDSSLYTNPKGSAISAFDGGSDSSSESEPDEPQSRKKLRMEAS
- the MAX gene encoding protein max isoform X1, whose amino-acid sequence is MSDNDDIEVESDEEQPRFQSAADKRAHHNALERKRRDHIKDSFHSLRDSVPSLQGEKASRAQILDKATEYIQYMRRKNHTHQQDIDDLKRQNALLEQQVRALEKARSSAQLQANYSSSDSSLYTNPKGSAISAFDGGSDSSSESEPDEPQSRKKLRMEAS
- the FNTB gene encoding protein farnesyltransferase subunit beta, translating into MAAASRPPPGPEPGRDRLRDDGVRTLTSAEQTRVEDLVQEVFSAYKTNHHASQFVLQREKHFHYLKRGLRQLTDAYECLDASRPWLCYWILHSLELLDEPIPESVASDVCQFLGRCQSPSGGFGGGPGQHPHLAPTYAAVSALCIIGTEEAFNVIDREKLLEYLYSLKQPDGSFIMHVGGEVDVRSAYCAASVASLTNIITPTLFAGTAEWIARCQNWEGGIGGVPGMEAHGGYTFCGLAALVILKQEDSLNLKCLLHWVTSRQMRFEGGFQGRCNKLVDGCYSFWQAGLLPLLHRALHAKGDPALSMTHWMFDQQALQEYILLCCQCPAGGLLDKPGKSRDFYHTCYCLSGLSIAQHFGSGDLLHEVVLGVPENRLQPTHPVYNISPDRVVRAVMHFLRQPVPGMPAAEEATAAAGD